A part of Leptospira mtsangambouensis genomic DNA contains:
- the sthA gene encoding Si-specific NAD(P)(+) transhydrogenase, whose protein sequence is MSINRFDLLAIGGGPAAQKAAIQASKMGKKAAIIEKDPYLGGGCVHYGTIPSKSLQETSRFYRNLRLSNLHGLQSPQPAMLTLQELMFRAGTVIEKEEDVTREQMIQNRVTTLTGWGKLVDANHVEVTDSAGRKKVYETENILIATGSSPRRPTNENIPFEDGLIYDSDGLFAMKKMPASLAVVGAGIIGSEYATIFAHIGVKVHLFDSQSRILGFLDEDVSNEMTRIMQQSGISIHVDSSITKYNKLPNEEGFELTTNKGEVVRVNQVLISRGRLGNVDNLGLESVGITPNDRKQILVNENYQTNVSNIYACGDVIGFPSLASVSMYQGAYVAKHMFGHPSVPVDAEEFPIGIYTLPEIATIGPTEEALKARGVSYGVGMARFDTITRAQISGDQVGLLKIIFDKQSRRVLGVHIISDKATELIALGQCVVNLKAPIEYFTEHIFNYPTMIGAYKNAANDALLREK, encoded by the coding sequence ATGTCCATCAATCGTTTTGATTTACTCGCCATCGGGGGCGGTCCTGCCGCACAAAAAGCTGCTATCCAAGCAAGCAAAATGGGAAAAAAAGCAGCCATTATAGAAAAAGACCCTTACTTGGGTGGAGGTTGTGTCCACTACGGAACCATCCCTTCCAAATCCTTACAAGAAACGAGTCGCTTCTATCGAAATTTAAGATTGTCCAATTTACACGGATTACAATCACCACAACCGGCAATGCTTACCTTACAGGAACTTATGTTTCGTGCGGGGACTGTGATTGAAAAAGAAGAAGATGTCACCCGCGAACAAATGATCCAAAACCGAGTCACAACTCTTACTGGTTGGGGAAAGCTCGTGGATGCCAATCATGTAGAAGTCACAGACTCTGCCGGTAGAAAAAAAGTTTATGAAACCGAGAACATTCTCATTGCTACGGGTAGTAGCCCTCGTAGGCCCACAAACGAAAACATTCCTTTTGAAGATGGATTAATCTACGATAGTGATGGGCTCTTTGCGATGAAAAAGATGCCTGCTTCTTTAGCGGTAGTGGGTGCTGGAATCATTGGGTCGGAATACGCTACAATTTTTGCTCATATCGGAGTGAAGGTTCATCTCTTTGATTCCCAAAGTCGTATCCTTGGTTTTTTGGATGAAGATGTGTCAAATGAAATGACCCGTATCATGCAACAATCTGGGATTTCCATCCATGTGGATTCTTCCATTACAAAGTACAACAAACTTCCCAATGAGGAAGGATTTGAACTCACAACTAACAAAGGTGAAGTGGTGCGAGTCAACCAAGTTCTGATTTCTCGTGGCCGATTGGGAAATGTAGACAACTTAGGATTAGAATCAGTTGGAATCACTCCCAATGATCGAAAACAAATTTTGGTAAATGAAAACTATCAAACCAACGTTTCTAATATCTACGCTTGTGGAGATGTCATTGGATTCCCTAGTTTGGCTTCCGTGTCCATGTACCAAGGTGCTTATGTCGCAAAACATATGTTTGGTCATCCATCTGTTCCAGTGGATGCAGAAGAATTCCCCATTGGGATTTATACTTTGCCTGAGATTGCGACAATTGGACCAACGGAAGAAGCTCTCAAAGCCCGAGGAGTTTCCTATGGAGTGGGAATGGCAAGGTTTGATACCATCACTCGCGCTCAAATCAGCGGTGATCAAGTGGGACTTTTAAAAATCATTTTTGATAAACAGTCCAGAAGAGTTTTGGGAGTTCATATCATATCTGACAAAGCAACAGAACTCATTGCTCTTGGGCAATGTGTGGTGAATCTCAAGGCTCCGATTGAGTATTTCACCGAACATATTTTTAATTACCCAACCATGATAGGTGCTTATAAAAATGCCGCGAATGATGCCCTTTTGAGAGAAAAATAA
- a CDS encoding RNA polymerase sigma factor, which yields MSQIYERSHKRIYDFLYKYTQNADTAMDLMQDSFLSFHKHYGNAGLSEEKSVMVLYTIARNLSINYAKKFSTTREIVSDEIEFHSHNPKLETKAEYQDLEDRLYSFLGELSEEERSALLLKNVEGFQLVQIAEVLGVSVSTASRLVIRATEKVLAIAKRENLVPD from the coding sequence ATGAGTCAAATTTATGAAAGAAGCCATAAGCGTATTTATGACTTCCTCTACAAGTACACTCAAAATGCGGACACGGCAATGGATTTGATGCAAGACAGTTTTTTAAGTTTCCATAAACATTATGGCAACGCCGGCCTCTCGGAAGAGAAGTCCGTCATGGTTTTGTACACAATTGCCCGCAATTTATCGATCAATTATGCTAAAAAGTTTTCTACAACAAGGGAGATAGTCTCCGATGAGATCGAGTTTCATAGCCACAATCCAAAACTCGAAACCAAAGCGGAATACCAAGACTTAGAAGATCGTCTTTATTCCTTTTTAGGAGAACTCTCGGAAGAAGAAAGGTCTGCCTTGTTACTCAAGAATGTGGAAGGATTTCAGCTCGTACAAATCGCTGAGGTCTTAGGAGTTTCGGTTTCTACTGCTTCTCGTTTGGTCATAAGGGCCACTGAGAAAGTGTTGGCCATAGCCAAAAGAGAAAATCTGGTACCGGATTAG
- a CDS encoding FecR family protein produces MNEFDKQHTIAKWEELLRKPAKKTESVVFPSWETVSKRQIQFEYKPEPNSTHNVISFFRKPIGLAFVGGSALSLAAALFFVFFLNPSAPGESEVAVSAAKESKPMVSPLKVLVSSVKGKVSVLPQGSSKSVPLVKHYQLASGDIIITEGTSQIDLDFETGSWMRITPNSEVVMDVIEKSNDSQSQKFSVKKGKIFASVSKLSKDSHFVVQAGEHLTQVRGTVFSVQFDGQSEIVAVREGSVAVGDLILTSRQQTVVKLGETLPVSSSELHPKEDKELKAFQTQTILARESMLYEEHARLELVRLEDGTEYRGVILGQSETHLHFQGLEGLIEIPIQKILETEKIR; encoded by the coding sequence ATGAACGAATTTGATAAGCAACATACAATCGCTAAATGGGAAGAACTCCTTCGGAAACCCGCCAAAAAAACGGAGTCTGTTGTGTTTCCTTCCTGGGAGACTGTATCAAAACGCCAGATCCAATTCGAATACAAACCAGAACCAAATTCTACTCATAATGTAATTTCGTTTTTCCGCAAACCAATTGGTCTTGCCTTTGTGGGAGGGTCTGCTTTATCACTGGCAGCGGCTCTTTTCTTTGTTTTTTTCCTAAATCCATCTGCACCAGGTGAATCGGAAGTAGCGGTCTCTGCAGCCAAAGAATCCAAACCAATGGTTTCTCCTCTGAAGGTTCTTGTTTCCTCAGTGAAGGGAAAGGTTTCCGTTCTTCCACAAGGAAGTTCCAAATCTGTTCCTCTGGTGAAACATTACCAACTAGCGTCGGGAGATATTATCATTACAGAAGGAACTTCGCAAATTGATTTGGATTTTGAAACTGGTTCTTGGATGCGGATTACTCCTAATTCAGAAGTAGTAATGGATGTAATCGAAAAATCAAATGACTCTCAATCGCAAAAGTTCTCAGTAAAAAAAGGAAAGATCTTCGCTTCCGTTTCGAAACTTTCTAAAGATAGTCATTTTGTTGTGCAGGCTGGCGAGCATCTTACACAAGTTAGAGGGACTGTTTTCAGTGTTCAATTTGATGGACAATCGGAAATTGTAGCCGTGCGGGAAGGTTCAGTGGCAGTAGGGGATCTCATCCTCACTTCTAGGCAACAAACGGTTGTCAAACTTGGAGAAACATTGCCTGTCTCTTCTTCTGAGTTGCATCCGAAAGAAGATAAAGAACTTAAGGCATTTCAAACACAAACCATTCTTGCTCGTGAGTCTATGCTATACGAAGAACACGCAAGATTAGAACTTGTACGATTGGAAGATGGAACTGAATACCGAGGAGTCATTCTTGGCCAATCAGAAACACATCTTCACTTCCAAGGTTTAGAAGGTTTGATTGAAATTCCGATCCAAAAGATCTTAGAAACAGAAAAAATTCGTTAA
- a CDS encoding HAMP domain-containing protein has protein sequence MSQNHKKTFRFHYLIDKEFQLKFLAHYSLLFISGVLVTLGFLYWLNQAKYDGGAVFRLRQDAQTVFWKVENDDPSPGEAKEKFVPREIYLPSYDHQLNMYTIQFDAVVTLSILYLLLITVFSVFKSHKMAGPVFSIKRSLQRMASGDPIETIRIRKGDEFQELVEVLNEVIQKRVAGPSRK, from the coding sequence ATGTCTCAAAATCACAAAAAAACCTTTCGTTTTCACTATCTTATCGATAAGGAATTCCAATTAAAGTTTTTAGCTCATTATTCTTTGTTATTTATATCTGGGGTACTTGTGACTTTAGGTTTTCTCTATTGGCTGAACCAAGCCAAGTATGATGGCGGTGCTGTGTTTCGTCTTCGCCAAGATGCACAAACTGTGTTTTGGAAAGTGGAAAACGACGATCCATCTCCAGGCGAAGCAAAAGAGAAGTTTGTTCCTCGAGAGATTTACCTTCCGAGTTATGACCACCAATTGAATATGTATACCATTCAGTTTGATGCAGTTGTCACTCTTTCCATTCTCTATTTACTTTTGATCACTGTATTTTCTGTATTCAAATCACATAAGATGGCAGGGCCTGTTTTTAGTATCAAACGGTCTTTACAACGGATGGCATCAGGGGATCCCATTGAAACCATTCGCATTCGAAAAGGGGATGAGTTCCAAGAGCTTGTAGAAGTATTGAATGAGGTCATTCAAAAACGAGTGGCCGGTCCTTCCCGTAAATAA
- a CDS encoding TIGR04452 family lipoprotein codes for MKKKHNYLFSNILFLLMAFGVGCNQPTLARLSSDNILGADAKAKLLEASRKIDGAKFAPLGVGSAGAEASSSLLNGVLIPILAEINPDKYYKRDTVDSCEKNIYLLGLALPNYASVELSCEIKEVTTFDF; via the coding sequence ATGAAAAAGAAACACAACTATCTCTTTTCTAATATCCTCTTCCTCCTAATGGCTTTTGGGGTTGGATGTAACCAGCCAACACTTGCTAGGTTGAGTTCTGATAATATCCTTGGTGCTGACGCAAAAGCAAAATTATTAGAAGCCTCACGTAAGATAGATGGAGCCAAATTTGCACCACTGGGAGTCGGATCGGCAGGAGCAGAAGCCTCATCCTCCTTATTGAATGGAGTTTTAATCCCCATCCTTGCCGAAATCAACCCAGACAAATACTACAAACGAGACACTGTGGACTCTTGTGAAAAGAATATCTATCTTTTGGGTTTAGCACTCCCTAACTATGCCTCCGTTGAACTTTCTTGTGAAATCAAAGAGGTAACAACTTTCGATTTTTAA
- a CDS encoding S8 family serine peptidase, with protein MKFNKKSISKLLIVASVLVATNILISEPVLNLDQTKLDIEALRAKSKAGQKLPYLPGEVVITFKKSIPDSELVHQTSKLAAGTGVLNLKGHFTTAKLAASETMEQGLARIKQDPSVESVEPRYLYYKQASTPNDPEFTRLWGLNNTGQTLASPSYTANSSNPGTSGKDMNVLGAWDVTTSCNNTIVAVLDTGVTYTHQDLVGNMWDGSGGCVNQNGTAIGGGCPNHGYDFASGDNNPRDEEGHGTHVAMTIGAVGNNGVGISGVCQSAKIMAVRVLGLDGGTNDNIANGIYFAVRNGAKVINMSLGGPSFSTAINSAIEFARTNDVLVVVAAGNDGLNLSGTGNAYPCENTNANVICISALDQKHALANFSNYDSNVTVASRSADFGAPGTNIYSGYGTEVSYNENATSYSDWSYATSGTAWVSSTCTLANYKMLVTADCTLANVLFDSSSNTMTNLSLSTNSIVYKNFTIPTGATNVSLSHFIVSVGERKDSTSCYDYIQAKYSATAGSPAAGTTLTMYDGNLGSFQSQLCRNGGTAFVSNSADTKILTNCIGGAGTNCTVGYRMVSDTSGQYPGGIVGDVFLTAWAPSNSALAYLNGTSMATPNTAGVAALIRSYNPSFTYQDVITKLIEGGVTETALTGTTQYGKAINANASIKHLKQVTGVTAVLQ; from the coding sequence ATGAAATTTAATAAAAAATCGATTTCGAAACTTTTGATCGTAGCATCAGTATTAGTCGCTACAAACATCTTAATTTCAGAACCAGTATTAAACTTGGATCAAACCAAACTAGATATCGAAGCGCTACGTGCTAAGTCAAAAGCCGGTCAAAAACTTCCGTATCTACCTGGTGAAGTTGTCATTACATTTAAAAAAAGTATCCCAGACTCAGAGCTTGTGCATCAAACATCTAAGTTAGCTGCTGGCACTGGTGTTCTGAACCTAAAAGGACATTTTACCACCGCTAAACTAGCTGCATCTGAAACAATGGAACAGGGACTAGCGAGGATTAAACAAGATCCTAGTGTGGAGTCCGTGGAACCCCGGTATTTGTATTATAAACAAGCCTCTACACCAAATGATCCTGAATTTACTAGACTTTGGGGACTGAACAATACTGGCCAAACTCTTGCTTCGCCTAGTTACACAGCTAACTCTAGTAACCCTGGAACTTCTGGTAAAGACATGAATGTTCTTGGTGCTTGGGATGTGACAACTAGTTGCAATAATACCATTGTGGCTGTGCTTGATACAGGGGTCACTTACACTCACCAAGATTTGGTGGGAAATATGTGGGATGGTTCTGGTGGCTGTGTGAACCAAAACGGAACTGCTATTGGTGGCGGTTGCCCTAACCACGGTTATGACTTTGCAAGTGGGGACAACAATCCTCGTGATGAAGAAGGACATGGAACCCATGTTGCCATGACCATAGGTGCTGTAGGGAACAATGGGGTTGGGATTTCAGGTGTTTGCCAATCCGCAAAAATCATGGCAGTTCGCGTTTTGGGACTTGATGGAGGAACAAACGATAATATCGCCAACGGAATTTACTTTGCTGTTCGCAACGGTGCAAAAGTCATCAATATGAGTTTGGGTGGTCCTAGTTTTAGTACTGCAATCAATTCGGCGATTGAATTTGCCAGAACCAATGATGTTTTGGTAGTGGTTGCTGCCGGAAACGATGGTTTAAACTTAAGTGGCACAGGAAACGCATACCCTTGCGAAAATACCAACGCCAATGTGATTTGTATTTCTGCACTCGACCAAAAACATGCCTTAGCGAATTTTTCAAATTATGATTCAAATGTTACTGTTGCCAGTCGCTCTGCCGATTTTGGTGCTCCTGGTACGAATATCTATAGCGGGTATGGGACAGAAGTATCTTACAATGAAAATGCAACAAGTTATTCCGATTGGTCTTATGCGACTTCAGGAACTGCATGGGTATCATCCACTTGTACATTAGCAAATTACAAAATGCTAGTCACTGCTGATTGTACATTAGCAAATGTATTATTTGATAGTTCCTCCAATACAATGACAAATTTGTCATTAAGTACGAATAGTATTGTATACAAAAATTTCACAATCCCAACGGGAGCCACGAATGTATCTCTCTCTCATTTCATCGTAAGCGTTGGAGAAAGGAAAGATTCTACTTCTTGTTATGATTATATCCAAGCAAAGTATTCTGCCACTGCAGGTTCTCCCGCAGCTGGAACAACATTAACCATGTATGATGGAAATTTAGGGTCCTTCCAATCACAACTTTGTCGAAATGGTGGCACTGCTTTTGTGAGTAATTCTGCTGATACCAAAATCCTCACCAACTGTATTGGGGGAGCTGGAACCAACTGTACGGTAGGTTACAGGATGGTATCTGATACTTCTGGTCAATACCCTGGTGGGATCGTTGGGGATGTATTTCTCACTGCTTGGGCACCTTCAAATTCTGCGCTCGCATACTTGAATGGAACTTCCATGGCAACACCCAATACTGCTGGAGTTGCAGCATTAATTCGTTCTTACAATCCAAGTTTTACTTACCAAGATGTGATCACAAAGCTGATTGAAGGTGGAGTAACAGAGACTGCCCTTACAGGTACAACTCAGTATGGCAAAGCGATCAATGCGAACGCTTCCATCAAACATCTGAAACAAGTCACTGGAGTTACCGCTGTTTTACAATAA
- a CDS encoding choice-of-anchor D domain-containing protein: protein MNLKKNILIPLLSLTTLVACPGGGGGGGGAAFALLGLGGGGGDVPAPKLEILYEGVSRESGATLNLGSEPINTADGKTGTVTIKNSGNVAISLPGSPNVVALSGTDASQFTVTQPASSTLAAGASAIFTLNFKPTSIGVKTATIKIQSSDAAVGSFQMNLTGTAEAATPRLAVSVGATQIASNGSYGMGSVEIDSIGSAVTFTVKNTGSAVANLDGPPAVTSSNANFVLNLAGFPTTLAANASATFTIQFSPTGAAEVKTSNIAVSYDGALAFLFTATGTGTPKPVPTISISHNSTSFTTGGSIPTFGVVWPTVTSSTKTVTISNTGTATMTGITLSKPSGHTGDFTISAFSAGATLAAGASGTFTIQFAPSTTGARAAVVRIATTNGNNGAASSADLNVSGTGKTGADVLVSWTGTNEKAANDTDGGYKVCYSQTSGFTAVHNGTTVLCADVPNAGGTTPVSKVISVPTFGNWYFKVYSYGKYNTTGGTPSTQTSAVNVPST, encoded by the coding sequence ATGAATTTAAAAAAGAACATTCTAATTCCCTTATTATCTTTAACTACGTTAGTTGCTTGTCCTGGTGGCGGCGGAGGTGGTGGTGGAGCTGCCTTTGCACTATTGGGTTTAGGTGGTGGCGGTGGTGATGTACCAGCCCCCAAATTGGAAATTCTCTATGAAGGTGTTAGCCGGGAAAGTGGAGCAACACTTAATTTAGGTTCTGAACCCATCAATACAGCCGATGGAAAAACAGGAACGGTTACCATCAAAAACAGTGGGAATGTTGCAATCTCACTTCCTGGTTCTCCAAATGTTGTTGCTCTTTCCGGAACGGATGCTTCTCAGTTCACAGTGACACAACCTGCAAGTTCAACTCTTGCGGCTGGTGCTTCTGCGATATTCACATTGAATTTTAAACCGACATCAATAGGTGTGAAAACCGCGACGATTAAAATTCAATCGAGTGATGCCGCAGTAGGATCTTTTCAAATGAACCTAACAGGCACAGCTGAAGCTGCTACTCCTCGATTGGCAGTTTCAGTGGGTGCCACACAAATTGCTTCAAATGGAAGTTATGGAATGGGTTCAGTCGAAATTGACTCGATAGGAAGTGCTGTGACATTTACTGTCAAAAACACGGGAAGTGCTGTCGCAAATCTAGACGGTCCACCTGCAGTGACATCCTCTAATGCAAACTTTGTACTAAATTTAGCTGGATTCCCAACGACACTGGCAGCAAATGCTTCTGCTACTTTTACAATTCAATTTTCTCCCACTGGTGCAGCAGAGGTTAAAACTTCGAATATAGCGGTTTCTTATGATGGAGCATTAGCATTCTTATTTACAGCTACGGGAACAGGAACACCAAAACCAGTTCCTACCATTTCGATTTCTCATAACTCCACTAGTTTTACAACTGGGGGATCTATTCCTACTTTTGGTGTTGTATGGCCGACCGTAACATCTAGCACAAAAACCGTAACCATTAGTAATACTGGAACTGCTACGATGACTGGTATTACTCTTTCCAAACCAAGTGGTCATACAGGCGATTTTACCATCAGTGCTTTTAGTGCTGGTGCAACTCTTGCGGCGGGTGCATCTGGAACATTTACAATCCAGTTTGCTCCATCAACAACAGGGGCAAGGGCAGCAGTGGTTCGTATTGCTACCACTAATGGAAACAATGGTGCTGCTTCTAGTGCTGACTTAAATGTGTCAGGTACTGGAAAAACGGGTGCAGATGTTCTCGTCAGTTGGACAGGAACGAATGAAAAAGCAGCGAACGATACTGATGGTGGTTATAAAGTATGTTATAGCCAGACCTCTGGATTTACAGCGGTTCACAACGGAACTACTGTATTATGCGCAGATGTCCCCAATGCTGGTGGCACAACACCGGTTTCCAAAGTAATCTCTGTGCCTACCTTCGGGAATTGGTATTTCAAAGTATATTCTTATGGAAAATACAACACAACTGGAGGAACTCCCTCCACACAAACCTCAGCAGTAAATGTTCCGAGTACATAG
- a CDS encoding lysoplasmalogenase family protein — MLKSTMVYYLILTTIPVAIISAFFIHWFTLQDEPNPLKRLEHSRGIYIGFSFQILLFAWLLFQLGHARFAYPLYAIGFSFLGDWFNLQFPIAKKQMEDPVLGGIFSFAIAQVFFLLSFWKLTTWNELYTGVLPYIVTIVLLILPALIFYFRVYNPNRSKWVMASAFVYGLILCFFVSLCFNAYLAFGGVWMYLAIGAGFFLLSDAVMGETTINGTRHPKWEFQVPWVTYLIAQSFLLVGFFLVSHTRHI; from the coding sequence ATGTTAAAATCAACCATGGTATATTACTTAATTCTCACAACCATTCCTGTTGCTATCATTTCGGCATTTTTTATCCATTGGTTTACATTGCAAGACGAACCAAATCCACTCAAACGTTTAGAACATTCCCGTGGGATTTATATTGGATTTTCCTTTCAAATCCTATTATTTGCTTGGTTATTATTTCAATTAGGGCATGCACGATTCGCGTATCCGCTATACGCCATTGGGTTTTCTTTTTTAGGAGATTGGTTTAACCTTCAGTTCCCAATTGCTAAAAAACAAATGGAAGACCCAGTCCTTGGGGGAATTTTCAGTTTTGCCATTGCACAAGTTTTCTTTTTATTATCCTTTTGGAAACTAACCACATGGAATGAACTTTATACAGGTGTTTTGCCTTATATTGTCACCATTGTATTATTGATTTTACCAGCCCTGATTTTTTATTTCCGAGTGTACAATCCCAATCGTTCCAAATGGGTAATGGCCTCTGCCTTTGTTTATGGGCTGATTTTGTGTTTTTTTGTTTCTCTATGTTTTAACGCCTATCTAGCATTTGGTGGAGTGTGGATGTATTTGGCAATTGGTGCAGGGTTTTTCCTTCTTTCCGATGCGGTGATGGGAGAAACAACAATCAATGGAACAAGACACCCAAAATGGGAATTCCAAGTTCCTTGGGTCACCTATTTAATTGCACAAAGTTTTTTGTTAGTGGGATTCTTTCTTGTCTCTCACACAAGACATATCTAA
- a CDS encoding methylated-DNA--[protein]-cysteine S-methyltransferase → MDSNHKHYEIIKNSIEYVLEHFEEQPNLDVLAERVSLSPFHFQKVFRTWAGVSPKEFLQFVTISHAKQLLKESNILDTTYSLGLSSTGRLHDLFVKLEAMTPGEFKRGGEGMVLQYEVFPSAFGEILLVSSERGIQSLQFIESLDQGIQETKREFPNAIWKEGGSKEHQKLKDYFQNFVFPESPVPLYLYGTEFQFKVWKSLLKIPMGSLCTYGDIAESIGQPSAQRAVGTAIGKNPIAYLIPCHRVIQTSGLFGGYRWDPNRKRMIIAWEQSKKMSPNNGLLNSGNITES, encoded by the coding sequence GTGGATTCCAATCACAAACACTATGAAATCATAAAAAACTCCATCGAATATGTTTTGGAGCATTTTGAAGAACAACCCAATTTGGATGTTTTAGCTGAAAGGGTATCCTTAAGTCCTTTCCATTTTCAAAAAGTATTTCGCACTTGGGCTGGTGTATCCCCAAAAGAATTTTTACAATTTGTTACAATCTCTCACGCCAAACAACTGCTAAAGGAGTCAAACATTTTGGATACAACATATTCTCTCGGACTATCCAGCACGGGACGATTGCATGATTTATTTGTAAAATTAGAAGCAATGACTCCTGGCGAATTCAAACGAGGAGGGGAGGGGATGGTTTTGCAATACGAAGTATTTCCTTCTGCTTTTGGAGAGATTCTATTGGTGTCTTCCGAACGAGGGATCCAGTCTCTTCAATTCATTGAATCTTTGGACCAAGGGATCCAGGAAACAAAAAGAGAATTTCCCAATGCGATTTGGAAAGAGGGAGGATCAAAGGAACACCAAAAATTAAAAGACTACTTTCAAAATTTTGTATTCCCTGAATCTCCCGTTCCTCTCTATTTATACGGAACAGAATTTCAATTTAAAGTCTGGAAATCTTTATTAAAAATACCAATGGGAAGTCTTTGTACGTATGGAGATATTGCCGAATCCATAGGGCAACCCTCTGCACAAAGGGCCGTGGGAACAGCCATTGGCAAAAATCCTATCGCTTATCTAATTCCTTGCCACCGTGTGATCCAAACATCAGGTTTATTTGGTGGGTACAGGTGGGATCCAAATCGGAAACGAATGATCATTGCTTGGGAACAATCAAAAAAGATGTCACCAAACAATGGTTTATTGAATTCGGGGAATATTACCGAATCATGA